The following DNA comes from Astatotilapia calliptera chromosome 6, fAstCal1.2, whole genome shotgun sequence.
AGTCCTCCTTTAATTGTAATCAGCGTCTGTAGATCACAGAAATATGGTAGGATAGTTAAAATTAAGTCTTACAGTGGAGCTGTTAAGTGTTaagtggtatcatctgcataaagtgcttgaaaattaaactgaactgaaaattgtGCGAGGAATTTACAAATCTTCCTGCATTTgagttaataaaaataatatgctTAAATAGTCAGATTGTCTAATGACATAATAAGCTCCAAAGAATTATCTTAATGGGGATTTTGATAAGTAGAAGGccttaatcccccccccccccccaccaccaccaccaccaccaccaccaattTTTTTACAAAGAATAATTTGTGTGCTGCAAAGGCCTGACCTTTTATCTTAAGTTCTTTAATAACActaatgattttattaaatgaaGTAAAGGAACAGAAGCTATTATTCTTTAATTATAATATGTTTTTCTGTTAATGTGCCTTTGAAAAGGACTAAACCACGCTCCTATACTTTATATTAGTTATGTAATGACTTTACCCCAGTAAATAAATTGTTAGATATCTGTTATTCTTGTAAAACTGAGCGTACTTAAAAGAATGAGGCAATGCATAATGCGTATGGTGCTACAACCAAGAAGAGTCTCCTCCACCTGTGCTTTGAGACTGTTGACCATGCGGGAACCTTACGGTACGACTGATTCCCATGTCAGAAAATGTTTGAGGTGGGCGCTCGAATGACCTCTGGGTCACATTCCATGCAAAGCGACTGTGCGGTCATGCTGACCATGTAGatgtttaaataagaaaaaaaaaatggcaatcAGCAGCGGATGGAGGGGGGAGAAGAAGGAGGTTAGGGGTAAAAAGAACTTGTGCATGAGGTACGGTCAGCTGGGAAAGTGCTTGAAGGTGGGTGTGTGCAAAGAATTGAAATATGTTGAAGAGATGCGTGTGTTATCTTTTCTCCTCACCACTAACCATCCAGTACCTCCCCTTGCGGTGTGTCGTCACCAGATGATCTCAGGGCCTGAGAGGAGCTGCAAGAGAAAATGGGAGGAAATCTGATCCATATGGTGGCACTATAAAGGTCGTCGCTGATTTGCAGCCTTCATCAAAACCTGGTCAAGACTTCATCACTTACTCATGACTAGGACCCTCCTCTCGCACCTTGTCACAGTGCACTGAATGTCTCACCAGTCTCtctctccagcagaaccagttaTCTGCCTGACCCTTGGGGTGAGGGGTTCATTGCAGCAATCTTCAAAACTGATTCTTCTTTGAAAGGTAAAGTATTTGCAAGTTGGAAAGTTTTTGAAGATTTCTCATGTTTTGCATGAATTAATCAGCATGTCCCTAATTTTTTATGTTGCCTCAGATATGAAGATACTGGGTCCATTTGTTTTCTTGCTCTTGCTTGGGGGACTGTGGTGTCAGAACAACCGTAATGCTAAAGCTACTGGAAAGTCCACAAAGAAGTCTAGTGGGATCCAACAAGGTGATGCTGGCCAGTCTGCCTCCGCAGCTGATGTTACTTCAGGAAGCACTGGAAGAACTGGAAGCACCTCCAGAAACACCGGAGGCTCAGCCGAATCAAGACAGGAAGGTGCTGCAGGGACTCGTGGAGCTGGACAACAGACAGATGATATGAGGCTGCACtacctcacaaacacacaagttaCATGTAATGATGGGACAGTAGCTGGGTGAGAAGTTCTGgttgtttttgctctttaaTGTCTGTTTCCTGATTGAGTCAGTGATTTTACAAAGATGGTTTATCTTCTGTTTCTCCTCATGCTCATTCATTTGTTCTACAGGTTTTACCTAAAGGAATTCAGAGGAAGCCGCCGATGGTTGTTATTTCTGGAAGGTGAGTATTTAAAACCCCATATGGTTAATTTAGTCCCCTAAGGTCAGTTTGTTTTAGCGTGACACCCGCTCATTGGAATCTTAATGTGGATGTCATCTTGTCCTGTCAACTTTTTTGGTTGCTGCGTGTCACAGACTTGAATTGAGGTTAACACCGGGGGAGTGTCTTCCAAATTTACTTGTACTCTGATATTGAACACAAATCATTTTCCTGCATGTTACTGAGTGACAAATCAGCAAAAATGAGCAATCTGCATGCTGACAGTTTGTAAATTAAAGAGATCATTCTAGTCTTTTGCTCAACTGtgaattattattgttattattatcttttttcaattttatttatataacaccaaatcacaacaacaattgtctcaagctgctttatattgtaaggtaaagaccccatAATAATACAGTTAATGCATACTATGGTCATGTTAGTGTAGCAGCCTGCAGGTGCAACCATTGCTTTCACCATTCCTCACAGGCCTGTGTGATGGGCTAACAAGGGTGTCCCTATCTTGGATGTGAATGTCTAATATTAGTGTCTATTATATTTAGGTGGCTGGTGCTGCTACAGCAGAGAGACCTGTGATTACAGGTACCAAAATATCCCCCGACTAATGAGCTCATCGGGGTGGCCTGAAACTAAAAGAGGTTAGTCAGCCGACAGTGTTTCAGAATGCCTTTCATAGACGTTTCCACAGAGTTGCTTTCTTTGACTAGTGAGGCAAGTGGACATCTGTTTAATGAGCGATTGTTGGATTTACAGGAAGTGGAATATTATCTTCTAAAGCTGAGGACAACCCACACTGGCATAACACAAATATTGTGTAAGTACCTGCATAGATGTGCTTTGTATTTTTGCGGTTAATGAAGGTGTATAAAGACAACTTTTTCTTTGTTCCCATAGTTGTTGTATTAATTAATTTGTGTACATAATGGGAGACACTGCAGGGGAGTAGGATTAAACATTCAACTTACAAATATGAagattgttatttttttgtattataaatTTTCTGAACTTTGATGTTTGAATATGTAAATGAAGTGTTATCTTACTAAATAGACACTTCATAAACACATGTTTGTACATCAGaatgaaatgtttttacatCAAGATCTTCTGTCACTTTATATATATTGAAACCCTCTtgacagaaaaataatttttaggGAAGAATATTCAGTAAATCAAGATATAATTGGTAACATTTATAAAGAATGTCTTTGTAAAAACCTtcgaaaattaaaaaaattggaCTAAAACTATGGTTTTCTGCGTGTAAGTGCTACTGAGTATGTGTATTTTCTATGGATTCTTTACTCATTCTTTAAAGGAGAAAAGTTATAGATGTTTTTATTGGATGTCATAAAACTTCTCCAGTTCATcgtgtgtccttgggcaagacacttcacccgttgcctactggtggtggtcagagggcccggtggcatcagtgtccggcagcctcgcctctgtcagtgcgccccagggcagctgtggctacaatgtagcttgccatcaccagtgtgtgaatgtgtgtgtgaatgggtggatgactggttgtgtaaagcggtttggggtccttagggactagtaaagtgctatacaaatacaggccatttaccattacttACATTGAGAAAAAATATGCTGAATAAATATTCACAAATATCTGTAAACATCCAGgccaaaactgaaaacagctatattaaattaaattaacttAAATTAACAcataaatgtgcatttttttctgtgcacTAATCTGAGAAATGctataaaaaaaacttgtttttagcTGTAAGGTCGCTTCCTGAAGCTGTTTTaggtgatttttttgtgtgtgaaacgtTGGATAAAGTGTCTAATGTTACAGTTCCTAAAATGATTGTAtcgaaaaacaacaacaacaaaaaggttgCATAATCAGGGATTCAGCAAACATATCTTCTTAATGCAGCTGGTAATATGCTTGACTTAAAAAGGATTGAAAACACAATTCTTTGTGCGTGCAACACTTTCAGTGACCCTTTTTATGTCAGACAAGATTACTTAATTATGcagcacaacaacaaaactgtaTCACCGATTAATGacgaataaataatttattttgttttcttttccctttctttctttcttttgaagaTTGTTTTTTATGTTGAAATGTCGAGGATGACTTTAGTGATCGCACAGCCTGAGGAAAGAAACGTCTGAAAAGTCTGGTGGCACAGCAGGATATATACTGCGTGGTGAACTGGCATATGCGTGTAGTGTTTTGGGTGATATTTTTAACTTTCCGCTTTCATCCATGCAAGCAATTTTAATCTTTAATGATAAAGTTTCGTTTCTGAAATTCAGCAACATGCAGGCTGTGTGATCAAAATAGAGATTTGCCACTTTCTGATATATGACAGAAGTTGTCAGCTCCAGCCTGAGGTGATTTTTATGGGGGAGGGAAGAAACCAACTTCAGGGCCTCCAGCTTTAGTCTAACAAATGTGATTGTCTTCTTTATGGCAGATTCATCCCTTACTGTTCCAGTGATGTGTGGAGCGGCACTGGGCCTGCACCAACACCCCCTTCCAGGCCAAGACAAGGCAGGGACAAAGTCAGAGATAGGAATACAAATGCAAGTAAGTTTCCTCAAATCTTTCACAATAAGGTAACCGTAGCTCCTTTGGATACAAGAAAACATGTATTCTCTAAATGTTCAGTTAATTAGAGAATAAAAATCTTGTCATACTTGTCTTCACTATCAGCTGAATATAACTTCATGGGATCCCTAATCATCCGTGAGGTCATCAAAGATCTCATCCCTAAAGGAATCAAGCAGGCCAAGGTTGTCATGCTGTCTGGTAGCAGGtgagtttgttttattgtgcTCTGATGGACAAGAGTCTCTGTACCATCTGGACCGTCTCCATATCTACCATTAAAGTCCTATTTTGGGTGCATCCTCTTGTCAACAATGAAGATGTTTACAGTCAACTGTGATCAGTGACATAATGTTTATTAAAAGGCCTTGCCCAGTAATGGTGCACATTCCTCCCAGGTTAGCAGCATGGTTCTTGAGACGTCCCCGGGCCCTAAAACAGGATCAACTGAATGTAAAACCTGCTAAATGTTTACTTTCCCGTTATGAGCTGGCATGCACTGTCAGTTTGATATCctaaacaaaaatgtcacccTCAAAGCCAaactatttattcattttcttggCTCCCCTGCAGCGCTGGTGGAACAGGTGTTTTGCTCAACATTGAGAGGGTGGCCAGTCAGCTCCAGCAGCTTGGTGCAGAAGCTCAGGTCCGAGGCCTCGTGGACTCAGGCTGGTTTCTGGAGAGCAAGCAGCAAAGATCACCAAACTGCCCTGAGACAGTTTCCTGCTCACCTGAGGATGCTATCAAGATTGGACTCAGGTGAAGACAATATTTAGATCTCTTCCTATGCCCGATGTAGGATTTGGAAATCATATTATTCGTGAATTTTATTGATTAACTGTGCATTATTATCTCAGGCTGTGGAATGGGGTTGTTCCTGACAGGTGTCGGCAGCTCTTTAAAAGAGGGGAGGAGTGGAAGTGCTTCTTCGGTCATAGACTATACTCTACTTTGACGTGTGAGTGTTGACTGGTGTCtttgtttatgatgatgttttaaatttaaatgcacACCATATGACATGACTTGAGCAGTTCAGAAATAATGAGCACTGACATATTAGAACTGTGAATTTCCTTCACTCAATCAGTGAACAGACTGATTCCCACGCTGATGACATGATAAGCCAATGTAAGTTCATCTGGACTGCATCATTTTTTTAGAGGCCTTCTGAATATTATAGCCCTCGATGCAAACTTTTAAGATCTTTATTGTCACATATATGGAATTTTAAAGTTGCTAAATCAGCAAAGCATATAAAAGCACGTTTAGTCAAAATCTCCAAATCAGGGtctgaaattaaagaaaagagatTTTCTATGTAAATCTTGAAACTCTAACTGCTACGCTGGTGCGTAAACTTTTAGATCATGACATTCTGAGTTGTATTCACTGTAATCATTGAAAAGGGGGCCAGTGTGGCTAGTAACAGTATGTTTAACTGGTGGATTTTTTCATTTTGGctgttaaatataaaaactttttAGAGACTGGTCTAAATAACAAATTTAATCACCAACTGAGGCCAGCGCAAAAACCTGCAGATCTTATGAAATtgtacacacagaaaaaaaaaaaaagatcacgaACATGGCGGTGAACATAAATCCAAAAGACCCTACGTAGCTCTTCAGGTAGTTCCTGACTTTGTTTGACCCCTACTCATCCAGGGGAGtgtatatatctgtgtgtgtgtgtgtgtgtgtgtgtgtgtgtgtgtgtgtgtgtgtgtgtgtgtgtgtgtgtgtgtgtgtgtgtggatacagCTTAATAACTGGCAGGAAGTGACTAATAGACTTGATGGAATTTACTGATTTGATCAACTAAATGTTATTTTCCCTACAGCCCCTGTGTTTATTGTACAGTGGCTGTTTGATGAGGAACAGCTGAGGGTGGAAAACATCTATATAGGGGGACAGAGCATGTCTGAGGAGCAGTGGCAGTACATACAGAACCTGGGCTTGGAGCTCAAAAACTCCCTGAGAGATGTTACGTAAGTTCCGTAGAACTTATCATATATTGACGTCTAAACATTACTAACATTAACAGAACATAAAAACTGTATGTTTAGCACTCATTGATTTCCAGCCATTTCCTGAAATTGAAATTAAGCCCTTTCGACAACACGGAACTGctttttagtgttttcttttaatattcttGACCATTGATAGTGGCAAATACAATCATTCGTTTTAATAGATCAGGAAATCAATTCAATCTACAatttataattataaaaaaatattttaaaatagaaTTGGTGACTTTAACAAAATGTAATAGAGCTTGCAGAGCAGTGGTGGTGAGCTACTATCCACTTTCCATTTGTACATTTACATATCAAAGCCTGTAACTGTTGAGTGAACTGCCAGCCATTTAAAACAGCAGACAATCAAATTCTATGTTAACATCCAACAGTTCCTTGACGTTCTCTGTGCCATCTATGCATTCCTGTCAAAAGTCGTCATCACGCAGTGACTAGATTCAAATCTTACTATAGCtagttgaaaaataaatcaagatGGATTTTAACAAATGCTCTCTCTTTGCGTGTCTTTTAGGGCTGTATTTGCTCCGTCCTGTCTCTCCCACACACTAATTACCAAAAGGTAAGAATGGATATTCAAGTTCACCTGGCACCCTTGTTTTTTCTCCCCAGCAGTCATATCTACCCAGTGAGctcatgctgctgtttttgttttgcttgttcaTCAAACCACATTGTCACCAAATGCCACTTCACACTTTCTCTAGCCTCCCAGTACCACTTTAACATAGAGATTATTTAGTTGTTCACATGGACATTGATGGGTCATTGCAGTCTTGTATAAGTATACTTAGTTATGCTGAAGTGGGTGCAATCAAAGTCAGGAGCTGAAAGTTCAAGGTCTTTTGTAGCTTTGTATGCTGCAACACTTGCAGTTGCAAACcttaaagtaaaacagtttcCTGCCATTTGCCCTTTTCTGGTCCTTAATTACTAACTCTGACAACCttcccatttttctttctttatttctaattCATAACTTCTCCTTCTTGTTGTTCCTAAAGTAACTGGACAAGTTTTCAAGTTAGAGGCACGTCTCTGCCACGTGCCCTTCAATGCTGGGACAGGAGTCTGGAAGCAATACGTAACAACAGGACCCCGGCTAAAGGATGTCCTTTTCACCTCGTGGATTCCTGTCAGTGGCCACAGTGTAACCCCACCTGCCCAACTTTGGTGGATAAGACCACCCAGCAGGAGCTTACCTTGCTCCAGATGCTGGTAGCCATGGGTCTGGACCTCCAGAGGCTGGGCCTGGATCCCCAGGGAGATGCAGATTCTCTTGTCAGCATGGTCAGGAATGGTGGCTAAGTGTGAAAATTTAGGGTACACGAAAGGTTAGCCAGAGGCTTAATAgatgaaaacaaatgtgttgaaAATTTAACGTAACCATAGAAATGCTGTAGAAATCTGGTTACTATGTCTTGTGCTACTCAGCATTCCATTATGCTCCACATGACTGTTCACTTTGAGACTTGGCTGGAGGGTATGTCACTGCATCTGGGTTTGAATGGTTTAGTGGGCCCTCTACTGGACACCAGTGGAAAGAGGTGTTGTAGCTGTACTGATCAACAAGCTTAGTGTTTAGCAGATGGCTGTGCATAACCTCCTACAACACACTTTCAGCCTGATCACTCCACAGGAACATGTAACATCAGAGCATGGTAGTAGAGTTGTAATGAATAGAAAGTACCTGAAAGCTGACGGAGACACAAACATTTTGCTCAAACAAGATAGAAATGCTTTTGTGTTCATGCAGCTTTTAGCAGTTAAACTTTATACTCTTTATCTACAGTCTGTTTTAGTTATTCACTGATTTCCACCATGCATtattgaaaaatacagaatctgTCAAATTTCTAGTAATCAGATTACTACATAATAATACACAAATGAGCTAAATGTTCAACTTTTTTggagaaaacatatcaaaaagTTTCACTTACTTTTACTCAGTAATTTTTGGTGCACTTAGTTCCAAAGACACTACCGATTTTGGTGACTTAGTTTGAGTGTGTAGATTCTGATGCTATGCtgacatacatatatttatatatatacatatattacatAGTATCTATACATACTTTCTATGCATGCAAAATAGAAATGTGATTAGttattgtaatatttctgtgtaGGGCAGACAAAGGTGATCAGTGACTTACCACAATAATTTGTGAGTTTAttcaaggaaaaaaacacagttttgacATGTGAActtattaatgtaaaaaaacaaaaaacaaaaaacgctgCAGTTACTCACTGCACAGTTGTGACAATCTATGTCTAGTGACATACACAGACATAATGCAACTAGTATTTCATAGGGCTTAATATTGCAGTCCTTCATTGTTGTTAAAGCATGATTTTTCATAATGTTGtgctgtttttgcatttacagatAATGCTGtatctgtatgttttaatttccTTTAGGTACTGCAATAAGGGTGTTGCACGTGTCAAAATGTGGAATAAAAATATGATGTGGATCTGAGAGTTTGCACTTTGCAATCTGTTTTATTATACTCTTCACAGAGTCTGAGTCAGAATACACATTGAGAAGATTCAATAATTGTTGAaagtatattttacagtttcctTCTATGAGGAGCACCAAGTCCATAGAGACTGTTAGCAAATGTGAGAACAGCAGAAACAATATGAAATAATGACATAAATGATGgtgtttaattcagttcagttcaattcaattcagttgagttttatttgtatagctttAAATTGTAAGGatttattgtaaggtaaaaaacctacaataatacagagaaaccacCAATAATCAGATGACCCTCTGTGAGCAAGTGCTTTGACaaaagtgggaagaaaaaactcccttttaacatgaATATATGccccttttttctttactcACCACCAAGGTAGCACACTGGCTGTACTGTCCTTCAAATTCCAGGCTAAGATAATCTCTGAGTCCTCATTTatgagaatatttaaaaaacaaaaatcagagtCTTATTTGCCTAATGACCAAAAAAGTGTTCCTTGAAATTGGAAATTTTATTTGCAACGGCGTCAACAAATCTTACTAAGTAAACACAAGAACAGGAAATGGCGTTGTTTTTAGTTAGTGTGAATATTCACAAATTTGTCAACATACAACCATGACCAGACATATTCACTGAGACATGACATTGAGAGTTAATTGCCTTTCCAAGTCTTCAATTTACAATATCTATTCTGAACTTCAATATTTTCCCtgggcaaaacaaacaaacaaacaaaatataattttggcTTCTCTCGTATTTCCTAAGGGGTGGCCAGATCAGATGGATCTGCATGTTTTATTATATGCTGGATGCCCTTAGCCAGGTTTAGGactggaaataataataatattgtgtACATACTCATgtatattttcatattcatatattttcacttttaaaagcaCTCATAGTTAAGCTCCTGGATATTAATGCAGTACACTCATCGTCCCTTGGGGACACTGctttaaatttcacatttataCAAAGCGCTTAGGGACACTTGAcagtaaagttatttatttttctgaatttCATCTTCGCTTGAGGTCGAAGAAAGTGGCCCACTTAAGCCCACAACTATAAAAAAATAAGACGATTTTTCCAAACCtgccaaacaaaataaaatattagttACTTATAAATGTCAGACTTCTTATAAAACGCTGGCAGTTTTCAGGGacaaaataaacatgaattTTTCGGTACGTGGGCATTGTTGGGGGAGTTTGGGCTTTGGCGCTGTGGGCCATCTCGGCTTGAAAAAGTCTCGACCTTTTTTCCCCATAATGCACTGCAAGATTTTCGTACTTCCTCTTTCCGCCATATTGCAGAACCGGTAAGATGTGTTTTTACATCGTCACCTTCAATCTTTTAAGTATCTAAAGCATCATATTGTGAAATAATCCATAAGTGAGTCCATTTCGAAGTCAAAGTTGGTAGTAATGATTTGGGCTGATTATGGTTTCCATTAGTGAAGCGGATTCATAATTTTTGTCCTGTGTTAGCGGGACTGCCTGGCCCCGGGAATTGGTGCGTTCAGGGCGGCTTGATGGCTTGATAGCTGTTAGCTTTGCTCCCAGTTATGCGAGTTTCAAATGTCCAACGAATAAGACATTTTAGCTGTCCGTACAGGTCTGTATGTGGTACATATTGTCGATAATATTTTGACCGTTGTAACTGCAGAACTAAGGGCACTACTTACTGTGGCGTTTGCATTTGGATAAGCTAAGTAGCTAATCTGAGTGCTCATGAATGACCATGCTTCAGTGGAAGGCTCCGTTTTTCCTCTCTTAGTGTAACTGAAGCCACAGCATTACTTGTCAAGAGTAAAGTGTGAGCAGTATTTAACCTGCCATCTCTGGAAAATATTAGCCGCCAGGCTCATAATTGTAGACGGAAGGAAAAGGGTCGGCATGATTCGTGTTAGCAAGGTTTTGCTAACTAGACTTTCTTTTACTTAAGTCCTCCTTTGTAGTGTAGTGAGCATTTTTGTCAAATTcactgagttgtttttttttttttgtaacgttTCACCATCAGTGTTCTAGTGTAGTCTGTAGAGCGTCGATGGTGATGATACTCACTAATTTCCTTCTTGTCCAGGCCTTTGGATCTAATGCTAAaagtcttttttgtgtgtgtgtgtgtgtccacaggcATCATGGTGCGCATGAACGTTCTCGCAGATGCTCTCAAAAGCATCAACAATGCTGAGAAGCGTGGGAAACGTCAGGTCCTCATCAGGCCCTGCTCCAAGGTTATTGTGCGCTTCCTAACCGTCATGATGAAGCACGGTGAGTGTCATTATGTTAAAGGTGTGTGCGTTCCAAGTTGATACTTTATGCACCACATGCAGTTGTAAAGCATCTTGAAGGgctgactgctttgtttgtgtgtacagttGGTAAAATTATAACTTCAGTTTAATTTGAGACCTCTAGAAGCACCCTGATGTGTTTAACTTAATGTGTATAATAATTATGCGCATTAATAACGTGTTTAACTTAATGGTCTTTGTCATTTGTGCCTTGCAGGTTATATTGGTGAGTTTGAGATCATTGATGACCACAGAGCCGGAAAAATTGTTGTCAATCTCACAGGCAGGCTGAACAAGGTAAATATAACCAACCTGCACTGTTATTCATGTCACTTCTTTGATAGTTTTAAACAcatgctttgtttcttttgctaTGAACGACTGAAGGAAATATAATTTTATGTTAGTGCCATTTAAGTTAACTTGGGTCTTAAAGGGCTTCTAGTGATAATGGCGACAGAGAAGCTGTTTCTATACAGTCTTTACAGTTATGTACCAATAAGTCAGTGGCCATTGTTTTCATTTCGATATGTTAAACTTGGTTTAACTCTTATCATTGTCTAGCCTTGCTTGTAGCTTTAATGCTTTGTGAATGGAGTCTAAACCACTCTTTCTCTCTTGTCAGTGTGGCGTGATTAGTCCACGTTTTGATCTCCAACTCAAGGACCTGGAGAAGTGGCAGAACAACCTGCTGCCCTCAAGACAGTTTG
Coding sequences within:
- the notum2 gene encoding carboxylesterase notum2 is translated as MKILGPFVFLLLLGGLWCQNNRNAKATGKSTKKSSGIQQGDAGQSASAADVTSGSTGRTGSTSRNTGGSAESRQEGAAGTRGAGQQTDDMRLHYLTNTQVTCNDGTVAGFYLKEFRGSRRWLLFLEGGWCCYSRETCDYRYQNIPRLMSSSGWPETKRGSGILSSKAEDNPHWHNTNIVFIPYCSSDVWSGTGPAPTPPSRPRQGRDKVRDRNTNATEYNFMGSLIIREVIKDLIPKGIKQAKVVMLSGSSAGGTGVLLNIERVASQLQQLGAEAQVRGLVDSGWFLESKQQRSPNCPETVSCSPEDAIKIGLRLWNGVVPDRCRQLFKRGEEWKCFFGHRLYSTLTSPVFIVQWLFDEEQLRVENIYIGGQSMSEEQWQYIQNLGLELKNSLRDVTAVFAPSCLSHTLITKSNWTSFQVRGTSLPRALQCWDRSLEAIRNNRTPAKGCPFHLVDSCQWPQCNPTCPTLVDKTTQQELTLLQMLVAMGLDLQRLGLDPQGDADSLVSMVRNGG
- the rps15a gene encoding small ribosomal subunit protein uS8, with translation MVRMNVLADALKSINNAEKRGKRQVLIRPCSKVIVRFLTVMMKHGYIGEFEIIDDHRAGKIVVNLTGRLNKCGVISPRFDLQLKDLEKWQNNLLPSRQFGYIVLTTSAGIMDHEEARRKHTGGKILGFFF